From the Misgurnus anguillicaudatus chromosome 17, ASM2758022v2, whole genome shotgun sequence genome, one window contains:
- the sec22a gene encoding vesicle-trafficking protein SEC22a, protein MSMVLFASVVRVRDGLPLSASTDHEQDKGLQETKKQLKGLSKKLSQFPDRCSLKSGVYNINFTSSLGVGYLMVCTENYPNVLAFSFLDELQREFIVTYDTKRINSALRPFSLIEFDNFIRKTKQRYNSPRSLSTKINLADMQTEIKLRPPYQLSAEDIGSINGFSQHKSKYKGIGPIQMLEPVTLSGIVACVLSVLCGALNLLRGVHAIESILQNEDEDFNYVIAFFLGTAACLYQVYLFACYSVWRNIKSFLAFAMICLCNMYLYELRNMWQILFHVTVGAFITFQIYLRRPQGKAPDYNV, encoded by the exons ATGTCTATGGTTCTGTTTGCGTCCGTGGTGAGAGTGAGGGATGGTCTTCCTCTTTCTGCCTCCACGGATCATGAACAGGATAAAGGACTTCAGGAGACTAAGAAACAGCTTAAGGGTCTCTCCAAAAAACTAAGCCAGTTTCCTGACCGCTGCTCACTCAAATCTGGAGTGTACAACATCAA TTTCACAAGCTCTCTTGGAGTTGGGTACCTGATGGTTTGCACAGAGAACTATCCCAATGTCTTGGCCTTCAGCTTCTTGGATGAACTTCAGCGGGAGTTCATTGTTACATATGACACGAAGCGGATCAACAGCGCTCTAAGACCGTTCTCTTTAATTGAGTTTG ATAACTTTATTCGGAAAACCAAGCAGCGGTACAACAGCCCACGTTCCCTCTCCACAAAGATTAACCTGGCCGACATGCAAACCGAAATCAAGCTTCGCCCTCCCTATCAGCTGTCTGCGGAGGACATTGGATCAATCAACGGCTTCTCACAACACAAATCTAAATATAAAGGCATAG GTCCTATACAAATGCTGGAGCCTGTAACATTGTCGGGTATCGTCGCCTGCGTCTTAAGTGTCCTGTGCGGAGCTCTCAATCTACTGAGGGGAGTCCATGCAATAGAAAGTATATTACAG AACGAAGATGAAGACTTTAATTACGTAATTGCTTTTTTTCTGGGAACTGCGGCCTGCTTGTATCAG GTTTACCTGTTCGCCTGCTACTCAGTGTGGAGAAACATCAAGTCGTTTCTAGCCTTTGCTATGATTTGCCTGTGTAACATGTATCTGTATGAACTTCGAAACATGTGGCAGATCCTCTTCCATGTGACAGTTGGAGCGTTCATCACTTTTCAGATTTACCTGAGAAGACCGCAGGGCAAAGCGCCCGATTACAACGTTTGA